A region of Vicia villosa cultivar HV-30 ecotype Madison, WI unplaced genomic scaffold, Vvil1.0 ctg.000726F_1_1, whole genome shotgun sequence DNA encodes the following proteins:
- the LOC131630727 gene encoding cyclin-D5-3-like: MGSYVATPFSLSSLLCHEQTDSTFFFQQDDDDDEHENTIFINSSHNILEDEEDDEYIEYLFKQELGFGSSTTHFLSYHHDVDDDIFWLRNARLHAIDWIFNTQAKFGFTLQTAYLSITYFDRFLSKRSIDESKPWAIQLLSVACLSIAAKMEEQRVPPLSEYPIQFRFENKVIKNMEILILTTLEWKMGLPTPFAFLHYFFTKFCNQYSRSETIISKATQHIGTLVKDFNLMNQRPSIIASASILAAFDSSLTQKEIDIKIKLISSWGNIESEHVFSCYNVIQEKKRDKVKKTPSSDLLSKESNLTYVVENKSSGFSGVKRKLGYENIEDFQEQKLHRP; the protein is encoded by the exons ATGGGGAGTTATGTTGCCACCCCATTTTCTTTGTCTAGTCTTCTCTGCCATGAACAAACCGATTCCACATTCTTCTTTcaacaagatgatgatgatgatgaacatgAAAACACCATCTTCATTAACTCATCACATAATattcttgaagatgaagaggatgATGAATACATTGAATATCTATTCAAACAAGAATTAGGATTTGGTTCCTCCACCACTCATTTCTTATCCTACCatcatgatgttgatgatgatataTTCTGGTTGAGAAATGCTCGTTTACATGCCATTGATTGGATTTTCAAT ACACAAGCAAAATTTGGATTCACACTCCAAACAGCTTATTTATCAATCACTTATTTCGACCGTTTTCTCTCAAAACGATCCATTGAT GAATCAAAACCATGGGCTATTCAATTGTTATCAGTGGCATGTTTGTCAATAGCAGCAAAAATGGAAGAACAAAGAGTTCCTCCATTATCAGAATATCCAATACAGTTTCGATTTGAGAACAAAGTGATTAAGAACATGGAGATTTTAATTTTGACTACTTTGGAATGGAAAATGGGATTACCAACACCTTTTGCTTTTTTACATTATTTCTTCACCAAGTTCTGCAATCAATATTCAAGATCAGAGACAATAATCTCAAAAGCCACACAACACATTGGAACATTGGTCAAAg ATTTTAATTTGATGAATCAAAGACCATCTATAATTGCTTCTGCTTCTATATTAGCAGCTTTTGATTCTTCATTAACTCAGAAGGAAATTGATATTAAGATAAAGCTAATCTCATCATGGGGAAATATAGAAAGT GAACATGTATTTTCATGTTACAATGTTATACAAGAAAAGAAGAGAGACAAAGTTAAGAAGACACCTTCCTCGGATTTATTATCAAAAGAGTCGAATTTGACTTATGTTGTTGAGAACAAATCTAGTGGTTTTTCAGGAGTTAAGAGAAAGCTTGGTTATGAGAATATTGAAGATTTTCAAGAACAAAAGCTACATCGACCTTAG